Proteins from a single region of Geothrix sp. PMB-07:
- a CDS encoding beta-1,6-N-acetylglucosaminyltransferase — protein MKRHAYLVMAHENHDQLCRLLSLLDDERNDIYLQTDSKGDILLWELRLTKSKLQILKPFPIFWGGYSVIKGVLELLREATKGEYIYYHLLTGVDLPLVSQDIIHEYLENSEIEYINIEPKYKNEAFEKATYYHFFVEFSSYRKNKFLRAMRYALVKFQKIFGIHFSKEPAGGFHHGSAYFSISHSFALYVLNKEEWIEKTFRHGLTCDEVFMQTLILNSPFKERLSLGGKNMTTNLRYIDWKRREKNSPYTFNSDDFNELTKAGEIAFFARKFNMNRDDKIINLLVKKIKKSEGVKIL, from the coding sequence ATGAAACGTCACGCGTATTTAGTTATGGCTCATGAAAACCATGACCAGCTTTGTCGATTATTATCTCTTCTCGATGATGAACGCAATGATATTTATCTCCAAACTGATTCGAAGGGAGACATTCTTTTGTGGGAACTTCGACTAACTAAGTCAAAGTTACAAATTTTAAAGCCCTTCCCAATATTTTGGGGTGGGTACTCCGTTATCAAAGGAGTGCTGGAGCTTCTCAGGGAAGCAACGAAGGGCGAATATATCTATTATCATTTGCTTACAGGTGTAGACCTACCTCTTGTTAGTCAGGATATCATTCACGAATATCTTGAAAATTCGGAAATTGAATATATTAATATTGAGCCAAAGTATAAAAATGAAGCCTTTGAAAAGGCTACCTATTATCATTTTTTTGTTGAATTTTCTTCGTATAGAAAAAATAAATTTCTTCGGGCTATGAGGTATGCGCTAGTGAAGTTCCAAAAGATTTTTGGAATTCACTTTTCTAAAGAACCCGCAGGGGGCTTCCATCACGGATCGGCCTATTTTTCAATATCCCATTCTTTTGCCCTGTACGTTCTTAACAAAGAAGAGTGGATAGAAAAAACCTTCCGCCATGGATTGACGTGCGACGAAGTTTTTATGCAAACTCTAATTTTAAACTCGCCATTTAAAGAAAGACTTAGTCTTGGGGGTAAAAATATGACAACAAATTTACGTTATATTGACTGGAAAAGAAGGGAGAAAAATTCACCTTACACATTTAATTCTGATGATTTTAATGAACTAACCAAGGCTGGAGAGATTGCCTTTTTTGCTAGAAAATTTAATATGAATCGTGATGATAAAATCATCAATTTGCTTGTAAAAAAAATCAAAAAAAGCGAAGGGGTAAAGATTCTATAG
- a CDS encoding IS481 family transposase produces the protein MVKRVLEEDWTVRDAAESIGISTRRAYRWLARFKTEGPAGLLDRSSQPHRLARSHELGLVVEAVGRRRRGQAAIRIASELGVPRSTVGFWLRKARISKASDLQPKEPDNRYEHAAPGDLLHLDTKKLANFHEVGHRATGIRHHKNRDAGYQVLHVCSDDHSRACYMEVLPDEKKETTASFLQRALLHFQARGVTARKLLTDNGSPYRSKAFKAMREAFGLTHSRTRPDRPRTNGKAERLIQTALREWAYGPTWQSSDERNQALGAWLHFYNHHRPHKALGGQPPVTRLVNLVGTDT, from the coding sequence ATGGTGAAGCGCGTTCTGGAGGAGGACTGGACGGTCCGGGATGCGGCTGAATCCATAGGAATCAGCACGCGCAGGGCCTACCGATGGCTCGCTCGGTTCAAAACAGAGGGTCCGGCCGGACTCCTGGATCGCTCCAGCCAGCCGCATCGCCTGGCGCGAAGCCACGAGCTTGGCCTCGTCGTCGAGGCCGTAGGTCGAAGGCGGCGGGGCCAGGCGGCGATCCGGATTGCCTCGGAACTGGGCGTGCCCCGTTCCACCGTGGGCTTCTGGCTCCGCAAGGCGCGCATCTCCAAGGCTTCGGACCTCCAGCCCAAGGAACCCGACAACCGCTACGAACACGCGGCCCCCGGCGACCTCCTCCACCTGGACACCAAGAAGCTCGCCAACTTCCACGAAGTGGGCCACCGCGCCACAGGCATCCGCCACCACAAGAACCGCGATGCGGGCTACCAGGTGCTCCATGTCTGCTCGGACGACCACTCGCGGGCCTGCTACATGGAAGTGCTCCCGGACGAGAAGAAGGAGACCACTGCCTCATTCCTCCAGAGGGCGCTGTTGCACTTCCAGGCCCGGGGCGTCACCGCCCGCAAGCTGCTGACCGACAACGGCTCGCCCTACCGGTCCAAGGCGTTCAAGGCCATGCGCGAAGCCTTCGGCCTCACGCACAGCCGCACCCGCCCCGACCGCCCACGGACCAACGGCAAGGCCGAGCGCCTCATCCAGACAGCCCTGCGAGAGTGGGCCTACGGTCCCACCTGGCAGAGCTCAGACGAAAGAAACCAGGCGCTCGGCGCCTGGCTCCACTTCTACAATCACCACAGGCCCCACAAGGCCTTAGGTGGTCAGCCCCCGGTTACCCGGCTGGTGAACCTCGTTGGCACCGACACCTAG
- a CDS encoding HAD family hydrolase, translating into MRKAVIFDLDDTLYPESSYNISGFQAVGWHVSKYYGMKDFGTQCITLFNQGIRGDIFDRVLNANKMEIPVLDLINVYRSHSPAIALYNDARVVLTSLSRSVPLGLITDGYRMVQRRKVAALGIEPFFTAIVFSDDEGPDSWKPSPRPYIRLINEMSKHADDFIYCGDNPKKDFITARKLGWQTVMVDRGLYDLTVIEPEYHADILVTSLEQVPWHVLGVGFQPPSHSPN; encoded by the coding sequence GTGAGGAAAGCCGTCATTTTTGACTTAGACGACACACTATATCCTGAGTCGAGCTACAATATCAGTGGATTCCAGGCAGTCGGTTGGCATGTGTCTAAATATTATGGAATGAAGGATTTTGGAACTCAATGTATTACTCTTTTCAATCAGGGAATTCGTGGTGATATCTTTGATCGGGTCTTGAACGCTAACAAAATGGAGATTCCTGTTCTGGACCTCATAAATGTATATAGAAGTCATAGCCCTGCAATTGCATTATATAATGATGCCCGAGTCGTCTTGACATCTTTATCAAGGAGCGTGCCTTTGGGACTGATAACGGATGGTTATAGGATGGTGCAACGTCGTAAAGTTGCGGCGCTTGGAATTGAACCCTTTTTTACGGCTATTGTGTTCAGCGATGATGAAGGACCCGACAGCTGGAAACCCTCTCCCCGTCCTTATATCCGTCTTATAAATGAAATGTCAAAACATGCAGATGATTTTATCTACTGTGGTGATAACCCTAAAAAGGATTTTATTACTGCCCGAAAATTAGGATGGCAAACGGTAATGGTTGATCGAGGCTTATATGATCTCACGGTGATTGAACCGGAATATCATGCTGATATTCTCGTAACATCACTAGAGCAGGTTCCTTGGCATGTTTTAGGTGTAGGTTTTCAACCCCCTAGCCATAGCCCTAATTAG
- the istA gene encoding IS21 family transposase, giving the protein MSLRTVEREVQPFRQAWEWAQKATLRFETMPGKQMQVDFGEKWLRIEGERQKRYVFVATLGFSRRCYIEISGSLRQRDWIMGLEHAFRHFGGVPEEILTDNVKPLVLGRKGGRPQFHPEFEAFCRHWGVVPRACQPFRARTKGKVENVVGYAKGNALGRLEWESDEALDKHLTWWMRAVADVRVHGTTHERPIDRFEMEKVALKPLGNHPSHLRVRHFTQKASSDGRIDVDTNRYSVPPQFVGITLEVRVEFELIQVMSRGVVIAEHTVHPGRHQVIEDPGHVEGLVGGAKASAKPCEIRRPWPTTPPSWEVKHGRSPHGAAGAPPDPPEAGEHPRTIGWPAGGRCQR; this is encoded by the coding sequence GTGAGCCTGCGGACGGTCGAGCGGGAGGTTCAGCCCTTCCGCCAGGCCTGGGAGTGGGCGCAGAAGGCGACCCTGCGATTCGAGACCATGCCCGGGAAACAGATGCAGGTGGACTTCGGGGAGAAGTGGCTGCGGATCGAGGGCGAGCGCCAGAAACGCTATGTGTTCGTGGCAACCCTGGGTTTCTCCCGCCGGTGCTACATCGAGATCTCCGGCAGCCTGCGTCAGCGGGACTGGATCATGGGCCTGGAGCATGCGTTCCGGCACTTCGGCGGGGTGCCGGAGGAGATCCTGACGGATAACGTGAAACCGCTGGTGCTGGGACGGAAGGGCGGACGGCCTCAGTTCCACCCGGAGTTCGAAGCCTTCTGTCGGCATTGGGGCGTGGTGCCGAGGGCCTGCCAACCCTTCCGCGCCCGGACCAAAGGGAAGGTGGAGAACGTCGTGGGGTATGCCAAAGGGAATGCCCTGGGCCGATTGGAATGGGAGAGTGACGAGGCTCTGGACAAGCACCTAACCTGGTGGATGCGGGCGGTGGCCGATGTGCGGGTGCACGGCACCACCCATGAACGACCCATCGACCGGTTCGAGATGGAGAAGGTTGCCCTCAAACCTCTGGGGAACCACCCGAGCCACCTGCGGGTGAGGCACTTCACCCAGAAGGCTTCCAGCGATGGCCGGATCGACGTGGATACCAACCGCTACAGTGTCCCGCCGCAGTTCGTGGGCATCACCCTGGAGGTCAGGGTCGAGTTCGAACTCATCCAGGTGATGTCCCGAGGTGTGGTTATCGCCGAGCACACGGTGCACCCCGGTCGCCACCAAGTCATCGAGGACCCTGGGCATGTGGAGGGTCTGGTGGGTGGGGCGAAAGCTTCAGCGAAGCCCTGTGAGATCCGTCGCCCCTGGCCCACTACGCCGCCATCGTGGGAGGTGAAGCATGGTAGATCCCCGCATGGAGCGGCTGGAGCGCCACCTGACCCGCCTGAAGCTGGTGAGCACCCGAGAACGATTGGATGGCCTGCTGGAGGCCGGTGCCAAAGGTGA
- the tatA gene encoding twin-arginine translocase TatA/TatE family subunit, with protein MGNLGITEILLIGLALLLFFGPSRLPELGKSLGKGIQEFKKAGKELTEAVSEEVRNERK; from the coding sequence ATGGGCAACCTGGGCATCACCGAAATCCTGCTGATCGGCCTCGCACTGCTGTTGTTCTTCGGGCCTTCCCGCCTGCCCGAATTGGGCAAAAGTCTGGGCAAGGGCATCCAGGAATTCAAGAAGGCCGGGAAGGAACTGACCGAGGCCGTGAGCGAAGAAGTCCGTAATGAGCGGAAGTAG
- a CDS encoding ATP-grasp domain-containing protein — MKQRPLNILFTSSGRRVNLLRHFQRTLVELGIPGKILAGDASSNVPTAFVADCFVLLPRIESSSYIDTLLEQCIELQVSLLFPLIDSDLGILARNRQRFFEKGIQIIISSPEAIDIANDKRLTNAFFQQHFIDTPHLFTTQELESIKANDFPLLIKPWNGSSSIGVTKITTPRELEFFSSYIPNAMIQEFIVGSEFTCDVLCGISGQIKCVVPRRRIAIRSGEVSKSVTVKDQSIITAVEKLITTLPEVVGGLTVQCFRRLDGRLCFTEINPRFAGGITLSLQAGADFPRWLIQEYLGLPCGAQMNAWRDGLVMLRFDDEIIVPEARIK, encoded by the coding sequence ATGAAGCAGCGCCCATTGAACATCTTGTTCACATCTTCTGGCCGGAGGGTAAACTTGTTACGCCATTTTCAGCGTACACTTGTTGAGCTTGGAATTCCGGGCAAGATCCTTGCGGGAGATGCGTCAAGTAATGTTCCTACGGCCTTTGTGGCAGATTGTTTTGTCCTCCTGCCTCGTATTGAATCATCGAGTTATATTGATACCCTGCTTGAGCAGTGCATCGAACTCCAAGTTTCGTTACTATTCCCACTCATCGATTCGGATTTGGGAATACTCGCCAGAAATCGCCAGCGATTTTTTGAAAAAGGTATTCAAATAATCATCTCTTCACCCGAAGCCATAGATATTGCAAATGATAAGCGGTTGACCAATGCATTTTTTCAACAACATTTTATCGACACTCCACATCTATTCACAACGCAAGAACTGGAATCTATCAAGGCAAATGATTTCCCATTGTTAATCAAGCCATGGAATGGTAGTTCGAGCATCGGGGTTACAAAAATCACAACTCCCCGGGAGCTCGAGTTTTTTAGCAGCTATATACCTAACGCCATGATTCAGGAATTCATAGTTGGATCAGAGTTTACGTGCGACGTGCTTTGTGGGATAAGTGGACAAATCAAATGCGTTGTCCCGCGTAGGCGAATCGCAATTAGGTCGGGGGAAGTCAGCAAGAGTGTAACCGTGAAGGACCAGTCGATCATAACTGCTGTAGAAAAATTAATTACGACCCTTCCGGAGGTAGTCGGTGGTCTCACTGTGCAGTGCTTCCGAAGGTTGGACGGAAGGTTGTGTTTTACTGAGATTAATCCTCGTTTTGCGGGGGGAATTACTCTCTCTCTTCAGGCCGGCGCAGATTTCCCGCGCTGGCTTATTCAAGAATATTTAGGCTTGCCTTGCGGTGCACAAATGAACGCTTGGCGCGACGGTCTCGTCATGCTCCGTTTCGATGATGAGATCATCGTTCCCGAGGCCAGGATAAAGTGA
- a CDS encoding IS481 family transposase translates to MVKRVLEEDWTVRDAAESIGISRRRAYRWLARFKTEGPAGLLDRSSQPHRLARSHELGLVVEAVGRRRRGQAAIRIASELGVPRSTVGFWLHKARISKASDLQPKEPDNRYEHAAPGDLLHLDTKKLANFHEVGHRATGIRHHKNRDAGYQVLHVCSDDHSRACYMEVLPDEKKETTASFLQRALLHFQARGVTARKLLTDNGSPYRSKAFKAMREAFGLTHSRTRPYRPRTNGKAERLIQTALREWAYGPTWQSSDERNQALGAWLHFYNHHRPHKALGGQPPVTRLVNLVGTDS, encoded by the coding sequence ATGGTGAAGCGCGTTCTGGAGGAGGACTGGACGGTCCGGGATGCGGCTGAATCCATAGGAATCAGCAGGCGCAGGGCCTACCGATGGCTCGCTCGGTTCAAAACAGAGGGTCCGGCCGGGCTCCTGGATCGCTCCAGCCAGCCGCATCGCCTGGCGCGAAGCCACGAGCTTGGCCTCGTCGTCGAGGCCGTAGGTCGAAGGCGGCGGGGCCAGGCGGCGATCCGGATTGCCTCGGAACTGGGCGTGCCCCGTTCCACCGTGGGCTTCTGGCTCCACAAGGCGCGCATCTCCAAGGCTTCGGACCTCCAGCCCAAGGAACCCGACAACCGCTACGAACACGCGGCCCCCGGCGACCTCCTCCACCTGGACACCAAGAAGCTCGCCAACTTCCACGAAGTGGGCCACCGCGCCACAGGCATCCGCCACCACAAGAACCGCGATGCGGGCTACCAGGTGCTCCATGTCTGCTCGGACGACCACTCGCGGGCCTGCTACATGGAAGTGCTCCCGGACGAGAAGAAGGAGACCACTGCCTCATTCCTCCAGAGGGCGCTGTTGCACTTCCAGGCCCGGGGCGTCACCGCCCGCAAGCTGCTGACCGACAACGGCTCGCCCTACCGGTCCAAGGCGTTCAAGGCCATGCGCGAAGCCTTCGGCCTCACGCACAGCCGCACCCGCCCCTACCGCCCACGGACCAACGGCAAGGCCGAGCGCCTCATCCAGACCGCCCTGCGAGAGTGGGCCTACGGTCCCACCTGGCAGAGCTCAGACGAAAGAAACCAGGCGCTCGGCGCCTGGCTCCACTTCTACAATCACCACAGGCCCCACAAGGCCTTAGGTGGTCAGCCCCCGGTTACCCGGCTGGTCAACCTCGTTGGCACCGACAGCTAG